A segment of the Triticum urartu cultivar G1812 chromosome 1, Tu2.1, whole genome shotgun sequence genome:
CAAAATTAGGCGGCGGCAGCTCACAGCAGGCTAATTCAATTCGATTGATCGTGGCTGAAGAAGAGATAGAGCACTAAGTGCATAATTGTCGTGCACGTTCGATCGATATCAATCCTTATCTTTCTTAGTAGTACAATATCATCTGCACGGTTCACAAGGCGCATAAACAATCGGTGTGCTTACCTTATTCGCCGTATAAATACAAGCCCTTGTTCAGCACAAGTAAATCGTCCGATCCGCAGCTGAGAAGCATTTCATCCCTAGTCTGCAAGAAGTGACGTAGAGATAGCTAAAACACTACATTGTCCTGTTCGAGGTGAAGAGGTCGATCGATCATGGCGAAGGGTGACGAGAAGAAGGCACCTCTCTTCGTGGCCGTGGCCCTGGCCATCTACGTCGTTCTCACGGCGCAGGTGGGGTCGGCGGCGGCCCCTGGTACTGGTAGCTACGCCGGCCTGGAGGCACCTGTGAGGCAAGTCGTTCAGAAGTACATGGATATCAACCGGGGCTTGGGTGCTGGCCTCATCCGACTCGTCTTCCACGACTGCTTCGTCAGGGTGATTAAAGCTGCTCTCTTTTTTTTAGTAGGGGAATTGAAGCTGCTCTTGCTGTTGCGGCAGTTTATGAAAAGCAcactttattttcttttctttttttagcTCCGTACGACAATAGTTCTATGGTAAATTTTTCATTAATGTATAGTACATGGTGGAAGGAAAACAGAAGGGGAAACTAAGTAAAAACTGACACAACACGCCACAAAAGCATCAACCAATGCCTGTTCTTGGGAACATGTTTACTAATTTAGAAGTTCTCCACTGTTGGAACAATGTGGAATGCTTGTCCTTGATCATGTGCATAAGAAGTTGAAGATCCTTCTATAGAGCAAATCTCCAGTTTTGAACAGTTGGCTGAATGATGCCTTTCCATTGAAGCATGCCTTTTCTTCTCTATTGGATTGTTAGATCACGAATTAATGAAATTATGTACCGGTGCAACTAATTAAATTTCACCATATTATGCAATATCTCAGTAGTGCAGTAGTGCAAATCTGGAGGCTAGCTTAGCTGACAACGAATGATCGTATAACTGTCCGGTAATCAACATGTTTCAAACTAACTCATGCATGCCTACTACCAGGGTTGCGATGGATCCGTGTTGCTTGACAGCACGCCCAAAAACACCACCAGCAATGCTCCCCTGACGCTCGCTGGGAAGACGGAGAAGGCGTCGCCAAGCAACGGCGGCCTGCGTGGCCTCGAGGTGATCGACGCCATCAGGCTCAGGCTCGCCGAAAAGGATATCGGTGTCAACGTCTCCTGCGCCGACGCCGTCGTGTTCGCCGCCCGCGAGGCCACCTACATCCTGAGCAACAACACAATCAAATACGAAGTGGACGGGCCCGGCCGCAAGGACGGCGTCGTCTCGTCGGCAGAGGACCCGGGAAAACACCTCCCTAACCCCACCGACAACTTCCAGCAGCTCCTGCAAAGCTTCATGGCCAAGGGCTTCAACCTGGTGGAGCTCGTCGCCCTCTCCGGCGCACACTCTGTCGGCATCGCCAACCTAACGTCGGTCATACACCGATTCGGAACTCCGATCATCCACGGTGAGATGAACAAAACGTACGGTGCAGTCGTTGCAGCCGAAGGGCGGAAGCACTCTGGTGTGATAGAGAACAACGTCCGTGACTTCGACGATTCGAGCCGTAAGCTGGCTGGTTACCAGGCCAATGGGGTGGTGGACTTGGCGGCGGTGGGCTACCTAGACAACAGCTACTACAACGCCAACTTACAGAACATGGTGCTCTTCAAGTCAGACTGGGAGCTGACGCAGAACGGCACCGCAGAAGAGCACATGAAATCGTACAAGAAGAAAGCCAGTTTGTGGAACACAGCCTTCGCCAACGCCATGACCAAGCTCAGCAAGATGGTCGAGTCCAAGGACCCACTTTACGAGATCGGAAGCAGGAGGACATGCAATGTCACCAACCAGATGTCCTACCCTTAATTAAAGCGCGCGCGCGTCAAGATTTGAACGAGACAAGACATCCACGCACGACGTTTAATAATTATTCATTCTTTTCTAGTAGAACAATCATTTGTTTATCATTTAATTTGCTGAATCTCTTCGCCCatgttttcttcttcttttgaacTCATCTTTTGATG
Coding sequences within it:
- the LOC125506251 gene encoding peroxidase 5-like, producing the protein MAKGDEKKAPLFVAVALAIYVVLTAQVGSAAAPGTGSYAGLEAPVRQVVQKYMDINRGLGAGLIRLVFHDCFVRGCDGSVLLDSTPKNTTSNAPLTLAGKTEKASPSNGGLRGLEVIDAIRLRLAEKDIGVNVSCADAVVFAAREATYILSNNTIKYEVDGPGRKDGVVSSAEDPGKHLPNPTDNFQQLLQSFMAKGFNLVELVALSGAHSVGIANLTSVIHRFGTPIIHGEMNKTYGAVVAAEGRKHSGVIENNVRDFDDSSRKLAGYQANGVVDLAAVGYLDNSYYNANLQNMVLFKSDWELTQNGTAEEHMKSYKKKASLWNTAFANAMTKLSKMVESKDPLYEIGSRRTCNVTNQMSYP